GCGCCTGGCGCAGGGTATTGATATCCAGGACATCGAAACCTGTTACCGGAGGGACTTCTTTTTTTACAGGCCTTGCAGCAGCGGTATCAAAGTGATGATTGCCAATGTGACCCCCTATCATCTTGCTCTCCTTTGTTGCTAACCACACACGCTCTTTGCGGCGTTTACGATGTCATCGGGCTGGACCAGGGCCAGTTTTTCCAGGTTGGCGGCATAGGGCAGCGGCACGTCCTTGCCGTGAACGCGCACCACCGGAGCATCCAGGTAATCGAAGGCCTGTTCCATCATGACGGCGGCCATTTCCGAGCCGATGCCGGCGAACGGCCAGCCTTCCTCGACCGACACCAGGCGGCTGGTTTTCTTCACGCTGTTCACGATTGTGGCGGTATCCAGCGGGCGGATGGTGCGCAGATCGATCACCTCGGCGCTGATGCCCTGTTCGGCCAGTTTCTCTGCAGCAGCGAGGGCATGGCCCACCATGCGCGAGAAGGCGGTGATGGTCACATCGGTACCCTGGCGCAGGATCTTGGCCTTGCCAATGGGCAGAACGAAGTCGGGATCGGTGGGTACGTCAAAGCTCTGCCCATACATGATTTCGTTTTCCAGGAACACGACCGGGTTGGGGTCGCGGATGGCGGCTTTCAGCAGGCCCTTGGCGTCCCCGGCGGACCAGGGCGCGATGACCTTCAGGCCCGGGCAGTGGGCGTACCAGCTGGAGAATTCCTGCGAATGCTGGGCCCCCACGCGGGCCGCTGCGCCGTTGGGGCCGCGGAACACGATGGGGCAGGGCTGCTGGCCGCCGGACATGTACAGGGTCTTGGCGGCGGAGTTGATGATGTGGTCCATCGCCTGCATGGAAAAATTCCAGGTCATGAACTCGATAATGGGTTTCAGGCCATAGAAGGCCGCGCCGGCGCCCAAGCCCGCAAAGCCGTGCTCGGTGATCGGGGCATCGATGACGCGCTTCGGCCCCATGATCTCCAGCATGCCCTGGCTGACCTTGTAGGCGCCGTTGTACTCGCCCACTTCCTCGCCCAGCAGGAAGACTTTATCATCCCGCTTCATTTCCTCGACCATGGCCTCGCGCAGGGCCTCGCGCACGGTTTTCTTTTCGGTCGAGGCATAGAATTTCGCCTCGTCCACATCCACGGGCGCAGAGGGCGCGGGAGCCGCCACAGCAGACTGTGCTTTCGGCGGGGCCTGGGCGGGAGCCGCTTCAGCCTTCTTCGGTGCAGGAGCCGGAGCCGCACCTTTCACGCTGTCCACAGACTCACCCTCGTCGGCCAGAACAGCGATGGGCGTGTTGACTGCTACACCCTCGGTCCCGGCGGGGATCATAATTTTCGCCAGGATACCTTCGTCAACCGCTTCCACTTCCATGGTGGCCTTGTCGGTCTCGATCTCGGCGATCACCTGGCCGGATTTGATTTTATCGCCTTCCTTCTTGTGCCATTTGGCCAGCTTGCCCTCGGTCATCGTGGGCGACAGGGCGGGCATCAGGATATTTGTAGGCATCTGGTGTTTCCTCTGCTCTCAGGCCTCGATCAGCACGTCAGTCCACAGCTCGGACGGATCCGGCTCGGGGCTCTGCTGGGCGAATTCGGCCGAGTCATTGACGATGGCCTTGATCTCTTTTTCCACGGCTTCCAGGGCCGCTTCCGTGGCAATGCCCTTTTCGACGATGTATCTGCGCATCTGTTCGATGGGGTCCTTTTCGCGCCAGGCCTCCACCTCTTCTTTCGTGCG
The DNA window shown above is from Pseudomonadota bacterium and carries:
- a CDS encoding pyruvate dehydrogenase complex E1 component subunit beta, with translation MPTNILMPALSPTMTEGKLAKWHKKEGDKIKSGQVIAEIETDKATMEVEAVDEGILAKIMIPAGTEGVAVNTPIAVLADEGESVDSVKGAAPAPAPKKAEAAPAQAPPKAQSAVAAPAPSAPVDVDEAKFYASTEKKTVREALREAMVEEMKRDDKVFLLGEEVGEYNGAYKVSQGMLEIMGPKRVIDAPITEHGFAGLGAGAAFYGLKPIIEFMTWNFSMQAMDHIINSAAKTLYMSGGQQPCPIVFRGPNGAAARVGAQHSQEFSSWYAHCPGLKVIAPWSAGDAKGLLKAAIRDPNPVVFLENEIMYGQSFDVPTDPDFVLPIGKAKILRQGTDVTITAFSRMVGHALAAAEKLAEQGISAEVIDLRTIRPLDTATIVNSVKKTSRLVSVEEGWPFAGIGSEMAAVMMEQAFDYLDAPVVRVHGKDVPLPYAANLEKLALVQPDDIVNAAKSVCG